The genomic interval TACCTTGTCACTTTTGAGCCAATGTTGAGCAAAAACCTTGCGCGGTCGTACCATCTATTTCTCTTGTCCTGTAATGTTTTGAGCGTTTAACGAAAAATCCATTTCTTACTTTTTGCTTACTTTTAAATGTTGTTTTTTATAACGGATAGTAGATTTTAGATTGACATTACAAAAAAATGTGGTATTGGTTGATGTTCAAAAGCTATCTCCCGTAGGTTGGGTGGAGCGACAGCGTAACCCAACAAATGATACGCCGAAAAAGGCACAATTTCTCAACTACAAAAATGAACGCTGCAATTTAAATTTATCGTGTTGCTTTTGATATCTGTTGTGCGTCTCCAACGCCACCTACAAAGATTAATCTTTACTGCAATTTCTTTAGATGATATGAAAATACCTCTCGGTAATAAATTAGAAGCATTACAAAGTGACAGAGAAGGTCAGAACAGTATTAGAATTAACAAGCAATATCGAATATGTTTTGTGTGGACAAATGAAGGAGCTTGTGAAGTAGAAAATCATGAGAATACCTAAATATCGTCCTCCTAGTCATCCTGGAGAAATTTTACTCAAAGACTTTCCTGAACCACTAGAAATATCGCTAACTGAACTGGCTCAAGCAATGCACTTACCCAGAAAGAACAAGTTACTTGATGATTTATCTTACGAGAAATTATAGCGATCGCACTTCATCATCACCAGCTACTCTACAGGGTATCAGCGTTCGACTTCCATATTAGCTAAATCTGCATTCGATAAAACAGGTGTACTGAAAGATCCCCGACTTCTCAAAGAAGTCGGGGATCTGAAGCATCACTGATAATCTAATGTTAAATCTCTCCGTGTTTCTACGTGATACAAAATATTTATGCGAAAATGCTAAATAAAAACCGAGCATAGATATGTCAGACACACCACCAGACAGCATTTTGATTGTCACCGACGACGTAGCGCCAATTACCATTCCTGACGGGACAAAAGGCGGAATTAACAACCCACGAGGTTGGGGAGATGAAGTAAAAGAACCTAGCAGCACGAAAGGCGATGCGGTTCCCGTTTCCGCGCAAAAATTAGAACAGAACATGACTCAGTTTCTGCAATTGGTAGGACGCTTGTTTAGTCGTGCAGAACAGCAAGCAAGTTCTAAAATGCAGCTTGAGGAAATTGAACTATCAGTAGAAATTAGCGGCGAAGGGGAAGTTAAGTTAATTGGTAGCGGTGCAAAAGCCAGTGGGAAAGGTGCGATAAAGCTGACATTTAAGCGACAAGAACCAAAGTAGATGGCAAAAAATTGGGCGATCGCAGTTGGCATTAACAAGTATGATTATCTGCAACCGCTAAATTATGCCAAGCGGGATGCAGAATTAATCCAGCAGTTTCTTCGCACCGAGGCGGGGTTTGAGAAGATATTTTTCTTCAGCGATGACTCGCCTGATATTGGTGGAAAATCAACTCGCCCCACCCGTGCAAATTTGCGGCGCGTCTTTTTAGAGTTATTTAATCAACCCTTCATGGGTGCAGGTGATAACTTTTGGTTCTTTTTTAGTGGACATGGGATGCGTCATGCTGAACGTGATTATCTCATGCCTTTGGATGGGAACCCCGCAGATATTGAAGAAACAGCGATACCCATTAACTTTGTCACCGAACGGTTGCGGCGTTGTGGTGCAGATAATGTTGTGTTGATTTTAGATGCTTGTCGCAGTTTGGGGACTCGTGCGGGTGAAGGTATCGGGAGACAGACGGCTGAGGAAGCACGTCAACAAGGAGTGATTAGTATATTTTCCTGTAGTCCGCAGGAATATTCTTATGAAATTGAGGCGTTACAGCAAGGTGCTTTTACTACGGCGTTATTAGAAGGGTTGGGAGTTCGGGGACAATGCGCCACTGTTGAAAGGTTAAACCAGCACCTCAATTTTCGTGTGCCGGAAATTGTGCGTCAGCATAAAAGTGGGAGGCAAACACCATATATTATTGCGGAACCTGTAAATAAATCTCACCTGATACTTGTACCGCGATATGCAACCTTACATGATATCTCTATTCTCAAAGAAGATGCTTACGAAGCCGAAGTAACGAGAAATTTGGATTTGGCAGAACAATTATGGATTAGGGTTTTAGCTGCGGCTTCAGGACAGGATATGAAAGCAATCGAGGCAATTAAAAGAATTGACCGTTTAAGATGGGAACGACAACAACCACCTTCTGCACCACCTAGTTCTACTGCTGAACAGTCTACTAAAGGCGCATCTACAGTTGAAAGAGATTTCTTAAAAACCTTTCGATTTGAAACAGTGACGGTAGATGCAACGGGTAACATCACCAACCGTCGCAACTGCGAAGCGAAATATTTTATTGAAGACTTGGGGAATGGTGTCAAATTAGAAATGGTGCAGATACCAGGGGGAACTTTTATGATGGGTTCACCGGAAGGTGAGGGAGACTCCGATGAAAAACCACAGCATGAAGTAACCGTTCCTGGCTTCTTCATGGGGAAATATCCAATTACCCAAGCACAGTATCAAGCAATCATGGGAAAAAATCCTTCTGATTTCATAGGTGATGAGAAACCTGTAGAAACAGTGAGTTGGGATGATACGGTAGAGTTCTGTCAAAAATTGAGTCAAAAGACAGGACGCACTTACAGGCTACCCAGCGAAGCGGAATGGGAATATGCTTGTCGTGCAGGGACAACCACGCCGTTTTATTTTGGGGAAACGATTACGACAGATTTAGTTAACTACAACGGTAACTATCCCTACGGTGCTGCACCCAAAGGGGAATATCGAGGGGAAACAACAGATGTGGGGAAATTTCCGCCAAACGCTTTCGGTGTGTATGATATGTGTGGCAATGTATGGGAATGGTGTCAAGATGTATATAACCATAGTTACCAAAGCGCACCGAGAGATGGGAGTCAATGGTTAACTAGTAAAAATAATAATATGAAGATACTGCGTGGCGGTTCATGGAGCGACTATGCTAGGTTTGGTCGTACTGTATCCCGCTACAAGTGCTTGAGAGAGCTTTGCTACGAATTTGTGGGTTTTCGGGTAGTTGCGCGTGCTTTGTGACAGTTAACAGTTATCAGTGAAGATTAATAACTACGAATAAACTCAGAGGATATAATAATGTTTTACCCATAAACTGATAACTATCTACTGTTAATTTAAAAAACTCCATATCCTGTATATTCCCGCATTTCAGGCGCTTGAAATCCTAAAACAATATCATCTTTAGGAACCCCTTTCTCTACGAGTTCTTGAGCCACTCTCATTTCCGTCATATTCTGCTCAATTGAAATTTTTCCCTGCTTAATATCCAAATGTAAAACACAACCATAAACTCTTCGATGACCATCCCAACCCACATTCATAACCATAAAATGGTCTTGTTTTGTATCAAAAACTGTGTAGCAATCAATCTGACCATTTGCTATGGGAATAGCAGCATAAGCCGTCAGCAATGACTGAATGATATTGCGATAAGACTCTAGGGTATCCATTGTAAAATTACCTCTTGAATTGGGTCATAAATAATTTGTTTAATTTGATATCTCTCTACAGATATTTGGGCAAATTCCCGCTTAAAAAAGACTTCATAAACACCTACAGGTACTGCTAAATATAGAATCCGAGTTGGATCACTAATTTCCAAAGCAAGCCGATAATTCAAAAACTGTCCCAACGCAGCATGGTAATCTGTTAGTGGTGAATCACTCAAAAATGTTTTAATCTCAACTGCAATTTTTTCTTCACCTCGCTCTGCTGCTAACAGTTGTTCAGCACCTAAATCTATTTCAAATTTAGTTCCACCAACTTCTAGTCGCAGAGGATCATCCGTTATCTTCCACTGCTGCTTTTCTAAAGCAACTCTAACCACAGCATGAAATTTATCTTTAGCAGCCATAGTTGACTTTTTCTGATTTACTTCACGCCGTGTGCAACTTTCTCTCAAACCTAACCCCCAACCCCTTCCCTACAAGGGAAGGGGAGCAATATTCAAAGCCTCTCTCCTTGCAGGGGAGAGGTTTGGAGAGGGGTTTCAAGAATAAGTTGCACATCGCGTTACTTCATATTTTAATGCGTAGGTAAGGTAATCAATCAATTCCAAAAGCTGCTTTCCCATCCTTTACCGTAATCATCAACGTCATAGGTGCAACAGGTGAAGCAACAAAACCACATCTCTCATAAAATTGCTTGGCTTCCTCAGACATTACGTGAACAAGGATAGCTCTAATTCCCGCAATATTAGCAGCTTGTAATGTCCGAATTACTGCATCAAGCACTAAAGCTCGACCAATTCCTTTTCCTTGCCAGTTAGAGTCTACAGCAAGTCTGCCTATTACCATCACAGGAATTGTATTTGGCATATTACGTCTAACTTTCCCTGGTGCAGTGGTATTCAATACACTACCATTAGCGAGACAATAATAAGCAATAACTTTTTGTTCAATTGTGACAACATAAGTTCGGGATGCACCACTAGCTTCGTTGTTTAATGCTCGTTTCTGCAACCATTCATCTAATTCTGCATTACCTGAATTAAAATCTGTTAACTCATGTTCTGGTTTAATTGGTTGGGGAGGGTGCAATATTTGATGAGAGTCATTCATCCCAAGGTGCTTTTTCTGTTAGTAATTGACGCAGGTTTTCATTGACTGATGGTGGTGCATCCAAAATTGCCATAAACTCTTGAAACTTTTCATCATCTAAAACAAATAATCTGCGGTCTAGTAAAATTGCTTGGGCTTCTCGACAAGCAGTTTCTAACATAAAATCCGAGCGATTTTTACCTAAAGCCTCTGCGGCTAAATCAATCAAATCTCGTTGCGCTTGGTGGGCGCGAATGTTAATGGTTATATTACGATTTTGATTTTCCATACTATAAATATATGGGTTTGTGTATACAATGTCAATACAAACAATGTGTAAGGAGAATTCAGAAATCAGGAGTCAGAATGCTGTGCGATCGCTTCTCATGTAGTAACCCAACAAAATAATACGCCGAAAACCGCAAGATTTCTCAACTACAAAAATAAGTCTTGGGTGGAGACGCAATTTTTATCTTGTACGCCTCCACCCATAAAAGTAAAGCAGAATCAAAAATAACTAAAGCACAATGTCTTCGCCCTTCTCTGTAAAGCGCACGTCTTTAATTTTCCATTGAGAATTACTCATCAAAGTTTTGCGGACACTTCCAAATAAAGCAAACTGTTCACAGCTAGAAAGTGAAGCTATTTGGCGCTTCGACTGGGGAGATAAACGCAAATCAACAGTAGCTACCCCATTTCGCACATTCACCCGATAACCAGACAAACTAAAATCGGCGGTGTCTCGTTCTT from Aulosira sp. FACHB-615 carries:
- a CDS encoding type II toxin-antitoxin system RelE/ParE family toxin; amino-acid sequence: MLLLISVVRLQRHLQRLIFTAISLDDMKIPLGNKLEALQSDREGQNSIRINKQYRICFVWTNEGACEVENHENT
- a CDS encoding SUMF1/EgtB/PvdO family nonheme iron enzyme, which produces MAKNWAIAVGINKYDYLQPLNYAKRDAELIQQFLRTEAGFEKIFFFSDDSPDIGGKSTRPTRANLRRVFLELFNQPFMGAGDNFWFFFSGHGMRHAERDYLMPLDGNPADIEETAIPINFVTERLRRCGADNVVLILDACRSLGTRAGEGIGRQTAEEARQQGVISIFSCSPQEYSYEIEALQQGAFTTALLEGLGVRGQCATVERLNQHLNFRVPEIVRQHKSGRQTPYIIAEPVNKSHLILVPRYATLHDISILKEDAYEAEVTRNLDLAEQLWIRVLAAASGQDMKAIEAIKRIDRLRWERQQPPSAPPSSTAEQSTKGASTVERDFLKTFRFETVTVDATGNITNRRNCEAKYFIEDLGNGVKLEMVQIPGGTFMMGSPEGEGDSDEKPQHEVTVPGFFMGKYPITQAQYQAIMGKNPSDFIGDEKPVETVSWDDTVEFCQKLSQKTGRTYRLPSEAEWEYACRAGTTTPFYFGETITTDLVNYNGNYPYGAAPKGEYRGETTDVGKFPPNAFGVYDMCGNVWEWCQDVYNHSYQSAPRDGSQWLTSKNNNMKILRGGSWSDYARFGRTVSRYKCLRELCYEFVGFRVVARAL
- a CDS encoding XisI protein; the encoded protein is MDTLESYRNIIQSLLTAYAAIPIANGQIDCYTVFDTKQDHFMVMNVGWDGHRRVYGCVLHLDIKQGKISIEQNMTEMRVAQELVEKGVPKDDIVLGFQAPEMREYTGYGVF
- a CDS encoding XisH family protein, which codes for MAAKDKFHAVVRVALEKQQWKITDDPLRLEVGGTKFEIDLGAEQLLAAERGEEKIAVEIKTFLSDSPLTDYHAALGQFLNYRLALEISDPTRILYLAVPVGVYEVFFKREFAQISVERYQIKQIIYDPIQEVILQWIP
- a CDS encoding GNAT family N-acetyltransferase, with translation MNDSHQILHPPQPIKPEHELTDFNSGNAELDEWLQKRALNNEASGASRTYVVTIEQKVIAYYCLANGSVLNTTAPGKVRRNMPNTIPVMVIGRLAVDSNWQGKGIGRALVLDAVIRTLQAANIAGIRAILVHVMSEEAKQFYERCGFVASPVAPMTLMITVKDGKAAFGID
- a CDS encoding DUF1778 domain-containing protein; translated protein: MENQNRNITINIRAHQAQRDLIDLAAEALGKNRSDFMLETACREAQAILLDRRLFVLDDEKFQEFMAILDAPPSVNENLRQLLTEKAPWDE